Proteins from one Athene noctua chromosome 20, bAthNoc1.hap1.1, whole genome shotgun sequence genomic window:
- the RALGDS gene encoding ral guanine nucleotide dissociation stimulator isoform X6, with protein MVSRRAPPRHAAAPGPRRMFEGCRRARSLWGGVRLEVAGESSPVVLHSFTQLDPDLPPLESSTQEIGEELEDGVIYSISLRKVQLHHTANKGQRWLGFENESALNLYETCKVRTIKAGTLEKLVEYLVSAFKGNDSTYVTIFLCTYRAFATTKQVLDLLLNRYGKLHVQANGDHARHAVDERMELKNTISSILGAWLDQYSEDFRKPPDFTCLKQLISYVRHNIPGSDLERRARILLAQFQQQEQSESKVEAVDHGGCTFQLVEENGVGDGKPDFLSFSPEMVAEQFTLMDAELFKKVVPYHCLGCIWSQRDKKGKEHLAPTIRATVLQFNSVANCVIATCLGDRSLKPQQRAKVVERWIEVARECRILKNFSSLRAILSALQCNAVHRLKKTWDEVLRESFRTFHELSEIFSDENNHSLSRELLIKEGTSKFATLEINPKRAQKRQQQQREMGVMQGTIPYLGTFLTDLVMLDTAMKDFLDGGLINFEKRRKEFEVIAQIKLLQSACNNYSFTQEDQFVDWFHSLERLSEAESYGLSCEIEPLSESASNTLKAKKNTGIIKRWSDRQPPSSEPCASGSSHSKSFDQLKCGQYLCSGDATDSVSVTSAGSSSSDVEEINISFIPESPDCQEKKFWESTSLSSLDTSGIGSGSSSASSSSVSSTPVTASRTHKRSVSGISSYSSLSLPLYNQQVDDCCIIRVSLAVDNGNMYKSILVTSQDKTPVVIRKAMAKHNLDGDRPEDYELVQIISEERELKIPDNANVFYAMNSAANYDFVLKKRGFSKGVKIKHGSSSTLPRMKQKGLKIAKGIF; from the exons AGCTCCACACAGGAGATTGGAGAAGAGCTGGAGGATGGTGTGATCTACAGCATATCGCTCCGGAAAGTGCAGCTCCATCACACGGCCAACAAGGGACAGCGATGGCTGGGG TTTGAGAATGAGTCGGCCTTAAACCTCTATGAGACGTGTAAGGTGCGGACGATAAAAGCTGGGACCTTGGAGAAGCTGGTGGAGTACCTGGTTTCAGCCTTCAAGGGCAATGACTCCACCTACGTCACCATCTTCCTGTGCACTTACCGGGCCTTCGCCACCACCAAGCAAGTGCTGGACCTGCTGCTTAACAG GTACGGCAAACTCCACGTGCAGGCGAATGGGGACCACGCCAGGCACGCTGTGGACGAGAGGATGGAGCTGAAGAA CACCATCTCCTCCATCCTCGGTGCCTGGCTGGACCAGTACTCAGAGGACTTCCGCAAGCCGCCCGACTTCACCTGCCTCAAGCAGCTCATCTCCTACGTGCGCCACAACATCCCCGGCTCGGACCTGGAGCGCCGAGCCCGCATCCTGCTGGCCCAGTTCCAGCAGCAAGAGCAGAGCGAGTCCAAAGTGGAAG CTGTGGACCACGGCGGCTGCACCTTCCAGCTGGTGGAGGAGAACGGTGTCGGGGACGGGAAGCCAGatttcctctccttctccccagaGATGGTGGCAGAACAGTTCACGCTGATGGATGCT GAGCTGTTTAAGAAAGTGGTGCCTTACCACTGTTTGGGCTGCATCTGGTCCCAGCGAGACAAGAAGGGCAAAGAGCACCTGGCGCCCACCATCCGTGCCACGGTCCTGCAGTTCAATAGCGTGGCCAACTGCGTCATCGCCACCTGCCTCGGAGACCGCTCCCTGAAGCCACAGCAGAGGGCTAAAGTGGTGGAGCGGTGGATCGAAGTGGCTCGG GAGTGCCGCATCCTGAAGAACTTCTCCTCCCTCCGAGCCATCCTTTCGGCTCTGCAATGCAACGCTGTTCACCGGCTGAAGAAGACCTGGGACGAGGTCCTGCG GGAGAGCTTCCGCACTTTCCACGAGCTCTCAGAGATCTTCTCCGATGAGAACAACCACTCGCTGAGCCGGGAGCTTCTCATTAAG GAGGGCACCTCCAAATTTGCCACCTTGGAGATCAACCCAAAGAGGGCTCAGAAGCGGCAGCAACAGCAGCGAGAGATG GGTGTGATGCAGGGCACCATTCCCTACCTTGGCACCTTCCTCACGGACCTGGTGATGCTCGACACTGCCATGAAGGATTTCCTGGAT GGTGGGCTGATCAACTTTGAGAAGAGAAGGAAG GAATTCGAAGTCATCGCCCAGATCAAGCTGCTCCAGTCAGCCTGCAACAACTACAGCTTCACACAGGAGGACCAGTTTGTGGACTGGTTCCACAGCCTGGAGCGGCTCAGCGAGGCTGAGAG TTACGGGCTGTCGTGCGAGATCGAGCCGCTGTCAGAGTCGGCCAGCAACACGTTGAAGGCGAAGAAAAACACGGGCATCATCAAACGATGGAGCGA CCGGCAGCCGCCGAGCAGCGAGCCCTGTGCCAGCGGCAGCTCCCACTCAAAATCCTTCGACCAGCTCAAGTGTGGGCAGTACCTGTGCAGCGGCGACGCCACCGACTCAGTGAGCGTCACCTCCGCTGGCTCCAGCAGCTCCGACGTGGAGGAAATCAACATCAGCTTCATCCCCGAGTCCCCCGACTGCCAGGAGAAGAAG TTCTGGGAATccacctccctctcctccctggaCACGTCGGGCATCGGCTCGGGCTCCAGCAGTGCCTCATCCTCCTCCGTCTCCTCCACGCCGGTGACAGCCTCTCGCACCCACAAGCGCTCAGTCTCCGGCATCTCCAGCTACTCCTCCCTCTCGCTGCCCCTCTACAACCAGCAGGTCGACGACTGCTGCATCATCCGCGTCAGCCTGGCTGTGGACAACGGCAACATGTACAAGAGCATCCTG GTGACGAGCCAGGATAAGACCCCGGTCGTTATTCGCAAAGCCATGGCCAAACACAACTTGGATGGGGACCGGCCTGAAGACTATGAGCTCGTTCAGATCATCTCAGAGGAGAGAG AGCTGAAGATCCCTGACAACGCCAACGTCTTCTACGCCATGAACTCTGCTGCCAACTATGACTTTGTGCTCAAGAAACGGGGCTTCTCCAAGGGGGTGAAGATCAAGCACGGCTCCAGCTCCACCCTGCCCAGGATGAAGCAGAAAGGCCTGAAGATCGCCAAAGGCATCTTCTAG
- the RALGDS gene encoding ral guanine nucleotide dissociation stimulator isoform X5 has translation MCMLDIPLSVQDDDSSTQEIGEELEDGVIYSISLRKVQLHHTANKGQRWLGFENESALNLYETCKVRTIKAGTLEKLVEYLVSAFKGNDSTYVTIFLCTYRAFATTKQVLDLLLNRYGKLHVQANGDHARHAVDERMELKNTISSILGAWLDQYSEDFRKPPDFTCLKQLISYVRHNIPGSDLERRARILLAQFQQQEQSESKVEAVDHGGCTFQLVEENGVGDGKPDFLSFSPEMVAEQFTLMDAELFKKVVPYHCLGCIWSQRDKKGKEHLAPTIRATVLQFNSVANCVIATCLGDRSLKPQQRAKVVERWIEVARECRILKNFSSLRAILSALQCNAVHRLKKTWDEVLRESFRTFHELSEIFSDENNHSLSRELLIKEGTSKFATLEINPKRAQKRQQQQREMGVMQGTIPYLGTFLTDLVMLDTAMKDFLDGGLINFEKRRKEFEVIAQIKLLQSACNNYSFTQEDQFVDWFHSLERLSEAESYGLSCEIEPLSESASNTLKAKKNTGIIKRWSDRQPPSSEPCASGSSHSKSFDQLKCGQYLCSGDATDSVSVTSAGSSSSDVEEINISFIPESPDCQEKKVRGSSRGPGLRRQVSEIPLASLPQRWYAPSVADGEAKPTVSSASPLLPALQFWESTSLSSLDTSGIGSGSSSASSSSVSSTPVTASRTHKRSVSGISSYSSLSLPLYNQQVDDCCIIRVSLAVDNGNMYKSILVTSQDKTPVVIRKAMAKHNLDGDRPEDYELVQIISEERELKIPDNANVFYAMNSAANYDFVLKKRGFSKGVKIKHGSSSTLPRMKQKGLKIAKGIF, from the exons AGCTCCACACAGGAGATTGGAGAAGAGCTGGAGGATGGTGTGATCTACAGCATATCGCTCCGGAAAGTGCAGCTCCATCACACGGCCAACAAGGGACAGCGATGGCTGGGG TTTGAGAATGAGTCGGCCTTAAACCTCTATGAGACGTGTAAGGTGCGGACGATAAAAGCTGGGACCTTGGAGAAGCTGGTGGAGTACCTGGTTTCAGCCTTCAAGGGCAATGACTCCACCTACGTCACCATCTTCCTGTGCACTTACCGGGCCTTCGCCACCACCAAGCAAGTGCTGGACCTGCTGCTTAACAG GTACGGCAAACTCCACGTGCAGGCGAATGGGGACCACGCCAGGCACGCTGTGGACGAGAGGATGGAGCTGAAGAA CACCATCTCCTCCATCCTCGGTGCCTGGCTGGACCAGTACTCAGAGGACTTCCGCAAGCCGCCCGACTTCACCTGCCTCAAGCAGCTCATCTCCTACGTGCGCCACAACATCCCCGGCTCGGACCTGGAGCGCCGAGCCCGCATCCTGCTGGCCCAGTTCCAGCAGCAAGAGCAGAGCGAGTCCAAAGTGGAAG CTGTGGACCACGGCGGCTGCACCTTCCAGCTGGTGGAGGAGAACGGTGTCGGGGACGGGAAGCCAGatttcctctccttctccccagaGATGGTGGCAGAACAGTTCACGCTGATGGATGCT GAGCTGTTTAAGAAAGTGGTGCCTTACCACTGTTTGGGCTGCATCTGGTCCCAGCGAGACAAGAAGGGCAAAGAGCACCTGGCGCCCACCATCCGTGCCACGGTCCTGCAGTTCAATAGCGTGGCCAACTGCGTCATCGCCACCTGCCTCGGAGACCGCTCCCTGAAGCCACAGCAGAGGGCTAAAGTGGTGGAGCGGTGGATCGAAGTGGCTCGG GAGTGCCGCATCCTGAAGAACTTCTCCTCCCTCCGAGCCATCCTTTCGGCTCTGCAATGCAACGCTGTTCACCGGCTGAAGAAGACCTGGGACGAGGTCCTGCG GGAGAGCTTCCGCACTTTCCACGAGCTCTCAGAGATCTTCTCCGATGAGAACAACCACTCGCTGAGCCGGGAGCTTCTCATTAAG GAGGGCACCTCCAAATTTGCCACCTTGGAGATCAACCCAAAGAGGGCTCAGAAGCGGCAGCAACAGCAGCGAGAGATG GGTGTGATGCAGGGCACCATTCCCTACCTTGGCACCTTCCTCACGGACCTGGTGATGCTCGACACTGCCATGAAGGATTTCCTGGAT GGTGGGCTGATCAACTTTGAGAAGAGAAGGAAG GAATTCGAAGTCATCGCCCAGATCAAGCTGCTCCAGTCAGCCTGCAACAACTACAGCTTCACACAGGAGGACCAGTTTGTGGACTGGTTCCACAGCCTGGAGCGGCTCAGCGAGGCTGAGAG TTACGGGCTGTCGTGCGAGATCGAGCCGCTGTCAGAGTCGGCCAGCAACACGTTGAAGGCGAAGAAAAACACGGGCATCATCAAACGATGGAGCGA CCGGCAGCCGCCGAGCAGCGAGCCCTGTGCCAGCGGCAGCTCCCACTCAAAATCCTTCGACCAGCTCAAGTGTGGGCAGTACCTGTGCAGCGGCGACGCCACCGACTCAGTGAGCGTCACCTCCGCTGGCTCCAGCAGCTCCGACGTGGAGGAAATCAACATCAGCTTCATCCCCGAGTCCCCCGACTGCCAGGAGAAGAAGGTACGGGGCAGTTCGCGGGGTCCGGGCCTCCGGAGGCAG GTCAGTGAGATCCCTCTGGCCTCCCTCCCCCAGCGCTGGTACGCCCCGTCTGTGGCCGACGGAGAAGCTAAACCCACTGTGTCCTCCgcatcccctctcctccctgccctccagTTCTGGGAATccacctccctctcctccctggaCACGTCGGGCATCGGCTCGGGCTCCAGCAGTGCCTCATCCTCCTCCGTCTCCTCCACGCCGGTGACAGCCTCTCGCACCCACAAGCGCTCAGTCTCCGGCATCTCCAGCTACTCCTCCCTCTCGCTGCCCCTCTACAACCAGCAGGTCGACGACTGCTGCATCATCCGCGTCAGCCTGGCTGTGGACAACGGCAACATGTACAAGAGCATCCTG GTGACGAGCCAGGATAAGACCCCGGTCGTTATTCGCAAAGCCATGGCCAAACACAACTTGGATGGGGACCGGCCTGAAGACTATGAGCTCGTTCAGATCATCTCAGAGGAGAGAG AGCTGAAGATCCCTGACAACGCCAACGTCTTCTACGCCATGAACTCTGCTGCCAACTATGACTTTGTGCTCAAGAAACGGGGCTTCTCCAAGGGGGTGAAGATCAAGCACGGCTCCAGCTCCACCCTGCCCAGGATGAAGCAGAAAGGCCTGAAGATCGCCAAAGGCATCTTCTAG
- the RALGDS gene encoding ral guanine nucleotide dissociation stimulator isoform X7: MMMIDTQSSTQEIGEELEDGVIYSISLRKVQLHHTANKGQRWLGFENESALNLYETCKVRTIKAGTLEKLVEYLVSAFKGNDSTYVTIFLCTYRAFATTKQVLDLLLNRYGKLHVQANGDHARHAVDERMELKNTISSILGAWLDQYSEDFRKPPDFTCLKQLISYVRHNIPGSDLERRARILLAQFQQQEQSESKVEAVDHGGCTFQLVEENGVGDGKPDFLSFSPEMVAEQFTLMDAELFKKVVPYHCLGCIWSQRDKKGKEHLAPTIRATVLQFNSVANCVIATCLGDRSLKPQQRAKVVERWIEVARECRILKNFSSLRAILSALQCNAVHRLKKTWDEVLRESFRTFHELSEIFSDENNHSLSRELLIKEGTSKFATLEINPKRAQKRQQQQREMGVMQGTIPYLGTFLTDLVMLDTAMKDFLDGGLINFEKRRKEFEVIAQIKLLQSACNNYSFTQEDQFVDWFHSLERLSEAESYGLSCEIEPLSESASNTLKAKKNTGIIKRWSDRQPPSSEPCASGSSHSKSFDQLKCGQYLCSGDATDSVSVTSAGSSSSDVEEINISFIPESPDCQEKKVRGSSRGPGLRRQVSEIPLASLPQRWYAPSVADGEAKPTVSSASPLLPALQFWESTSLSSLDTSGIGSGSSSASSSSVSSTPVTASRTHKRSVSGISSYSSLSLPLYNQQVDDCCIIRVSLAVDNGNMYKSILVTSQDKTPVVIRKAMAKHNLDGDRPEDYELVQIISEERELKIPDNANVFYAMNSAANYDFVLKKRGFSKGVKIKHGSSSTLPRMKQKGLKIAKGIF; the protein is encoded by the exons AGCTCCACACAGGAGATTGGAGAAGAGCTGGAGGATGGTGTGATCTACAGCATATCGCTCCGGAAAGTGCAGCTCCATCACACGGCCAACAAGGGACAGCGATGGCTGGGG TTTGAGAATGAGTCGGCCTTAAACCTCTATGAGACGTGTAAGGTGCGGACGATAAAAGCTGGGACCTTGGAGAAGCTGGTGGAGTACCTGGTTTCAGCCTTCAAGGGCAATGACTCCACCTACGTCACCATCTTCCTGTGCACTTACCGGGCCTTCGCCACCACCAAGCAAGTGCTGGACCTGCTGCTTAACAG GTACGGCAAACTCCACGTGCAGGCGAATGGGGACCACGCCAGGCACGCTGTGGACGAGAGGATGGAGCTGAAGAA CACCATCTCCTCCATCCTCGGTGCCTGGCTGGACCAGTACTCAGAGGACTTCCGCAAGCCGCCCGACTTCACCTGCCTCAAGCAGCTCATCTCCTACGTGCGCCACAACATCCCCGGCTCGGACCTGGAGCGCCGAGCCCGCATCCTGCTGGCCCAGTTCCAGCAGCAAGAGCAGAGCGAGTCCAAAGTGGAAG CTGTGGACCACGGCGGCTGCACCTTCCAGCTGGTGGAGGAGAACGGTGTCGGGGACGGGAAGCCAGatttcctctccttctccccagaGATGGTGGCAGAACAGTTCACGCTGATGGATGCT GAGCTGTTTAAGAAAGTGGTGCCTTACCACTGTTTGGGCTGCATCTGGTCCCAGCGAGACAAGAAGGGCAAAGAGCACCTGGCGCCCACCATCCGTGCCACGGTCCTGCAGTTCAATAGCGTGGCCAACTGCGTCATCGCCACCTGCCTCGGAGACCGCTCCCTGAAGCCACAGCAGAGGGCTAAAGTGGTGGAGCGGTGGATCGAAGTGGCTCGG GAGTGCCGCATCCTGAAGAACTTCTCCTCCCTCCGAGCCATCCTTTCGGCTCTGCAATGCAACGCTGTTCACCGGCTGAAGAAGACCTGGGACGAGGTCCTGCG GGAGAGCTTCCGCACTTTCCACGAGCTCTCAGAGATCTTCTCCGATGAGAACAACCACTCGCTGAGCCGGGAGCTTCTCATTAAG GAGGGCACCTCCAAATTTGCCACCTTGGAGATCAACCCAAAGAGGGCTCAGAAGCGGCAGCAACAGCAGCGAGAGATG GGTGTGATGCAGGGCACCATTCCCTACCTTGGCACCTTCCTCACGGACCTGGTGATGCTCGACACTGCCATGAAGGATTTCCTGGAT GGTGGGCTGATCAACTTTGAGAAGAGAAGGAAG GAATTCGAAGTCATCGCCCAGATCAAGCTGCTCCAGTCAGCCTGCAACAACTACAGCTTCACACAGGAGGACCAGTTTGTGGACTGGTTCCACAGCCTGGAGCGGCTCAGCGAGGCTGAGAG TTACGGGCTGTCGTGCGAGATCGAGCCGCTGTCAGAGTCGGCCAGCAACACGTTGAAGGCGAAGAAAAACACGGGCATCATCAAACGATGGAGCGA CCGGCAGCCGCCGAGCAGCGAGCCCTGTGCCAGCGGCAGCTCCCACTCAAAATCCTTCGACCAGCTCAAGTGTGGGCAGTACCTGTGCAGCGGCGACGCCACCGACTCAGTGAGCGTCACCTCCGCTGGCTCCAGCAGCTCCGACGTGGAGGAAATCAACATCAGCTTCATCCCCGAGTCCCCCGACTGCCAGGAGAAGAAGGTACGGGGCAGTTCGCGGGGTCCGGGCCTCCGGAGGCAG GTCAGTGAGATCCCTCTGGCCTCCCTCCCCCAGCGCTGGTACGCCCCGTCTGTGGCCGACGGAGAAGCTAAACCCACTGTGTCCTCCgcatcccctctcctccctgccctccagTTCTGGGAATccacctccctctcctccctggaCACGTCGGGCATCGGCTCGGGCTCCAGCAGTGCCTCATCCTCCTCCGTCTCCTCCACGCCGGTGACAGCCTCTCGCACCCACAAGCGCTCAGTCTCCGGCATCTCCAGCTACTCCTCCCTCTCGCTGCCCCTCTACAACCAGCAGGTCGACGACTGCTGCATCATCCGCGTCAGCCTGGCTGTGGACAACGGCAACATGTACAAGAGCATCCTG GTGACGAGCCAGGATAAGACCCCGGTCGTTATTCGCAAAGCCATGGCCAAACACAACTTGGATGGGGACCGGCCTGAAGACTATGAGCTCGTTCAGATCATCTCAGAGGAGAGAG AGCTGAAGATCCCTGACAACGCCAACGTCTTCTACGCCATGAACTCTGCTGCCAACTATGACTTTGTGCTCAAGAAACGGGGCTTCTCCAAGGGGGTGAAGATCAAGCACGGCTCCAGCTCCACCCTGCCCAGGATGAAGCAGAAAGGCCTGAAGATCGCCAAAGGCATCTTCTAG
- the RALGDS gene encoding ral guanine nucleotide dissociation stimulator isoform X2 produces MVSRRAPPRHAAAPGPRRMFEGCRRARSLWGGVRLEVAGESSPVVLHSFTQLDPDLPPLESSTQEIGEELEDGVIYSISLRKVQLHHTANKGQRWLGFENESALNLYETCKVRTIKAGTLEKLVEYLVSAFKGNDSTYVTIFLCTYRAFATTKQVLDLLLNRYGKLHVQANGDHARHAVDERMELKNTISSILGAWLDQYSEDFRKPPDFTCLKQLISYVRHNIPGSDLERRARILLAQFQQQEQSESKVEAVDHGGCTFQLVEENGVGDGKPDFLSFSPEMVAEQFTLMDAELFKKVVPYHCLGCIWSQRDKKGKEHLAPTIRATVLQFNSVANCVIATCLGDRSLKPQQRAKVVERWIEVARECRILKNFSSLRAILSALQCNAVHRLKKTWDEVLRESFRTFHELSEIFSDENNHSLSRELLIKEGTSKFATLEINPKRAQKRQQQQREMGVMQGTIPYLGTFLTDLVMLDTAMKDFLDGGLINFEKRRKEFEVIAQIKLLQSACNNYSFTQEDQFVDWFHSLERLSEAESYGLSCEIEPLSESASNTLKAKKNTGIIKRWSDRQPPSSEPCASGSSHSKSFDQLKCGQYLCSGDATDSVSVTSAGSSSSDVEEINISFIPESPDCQEKKVSEIPLASLPQRWYAPSVADGEAKPTVSSASPLLPALQFWESTSLSSLDTSGIGSGSSSASSSSVSSTPVTASRTHKRSVSGISSYSSLSLPLYNQQVDDCCIIRVSLAVDNGNMYKSILVTSQDKTPVVIRKAMAKHNLDGDRPEDYELVQIISEERELKIPDNANVFYAMNSAANYDFVLKKRGFSKGVKIKHGSSSTLPRMKQKGLKIAKGIF; encoded by the exons AGCTCCACACAGGAGATTGGAGAAGAGCTGGAGGATGGTGTGATCTACAGCATATCGCTCCGGAAAGTGCAGCTCCATCACACGGCCAACAAGGGACAGCGATGGCTGGGG TTTGAGAATGAGTCGGCCTTAAACCTCTATGAGACGTGTAAGGTGCGGACGATAAAAGCTGGGACCTTGGAGAAGCTGGTGGAGTACCTGGTTTCAGCCTTCAAGGGCAATGACTCCACCTACGTCACCATCTTCCTGTGCACTTACCGGGCCTTCGCCACCACCAAGCAAGTGCTGGACCTGCTGCTTAACAG GTACGGCAAACTCCACGTGCAGGCGAATGGGGACCACGCCAGGCACGCTGTGGACGAGAGGATGGAGCTGAAGAA CACCATCTCCTCCATCCTCGGTGCCTGGCTGGACCAGTACTCAGAGGACTTCCGCAAGCCGCCCGACTTCACCTGCCTCAAGCAGCTCATCTCCTACGTGCGCCACAACATCCCCGGCTCGGACCTGGAGCGCCGAGCCCGCATCCTGCTGGCCCAGTTCCAGCAGCAAGAGCAGAGCGAGTCCAAAGTGGAAG CTGTGGACCACGGCGGCTGCACCTTCCAGCTGGTGGAGGAGAACGGTGTCGGGGACGGGAAGCCAGatttcctctccttctccccagaGATGGTGGCAGAACAGTTCACGCTGATGGATGCT GAGCTGTTTAAGAAAGTGGTGCCTTACCACTGTTTGGGCTGCATCTGGTCCCAGCGAGACAAGAAGGGCAAAGAGCACCTGGCGCCCACCATCCGTGCCACGGTCCTGCAGTTCAATAGCGTGGCCAACTGCGTCATCGCCACCTGCCTCGGAGACCGCTCCCTGAAGCCACAGCAGAGGGCTAAAGTGGTGGAGCGGTGGATCGAAGTGGCTCGG GAGTGCCGCATCCTGAAGAACTTCTCCTCCCTCCGAGCCATCCTTTCGGCTCTGCAATGCAACGCTGTTCACCGGCTGAAGAAGACCTGGGACGAGGTCCTGCG GGAGAGCTTCCGCACTTTCCACGAGCTCTCAGAGATCTTCTCCGATGAGAACAACCACTCGCTGAGCCGGGAGCTTCTCATTAAG GAGGGCACCTCCAAATTTGCCACCTTGGAGATCAACCCAAAGAGGGCTCAGAAGCGGCAGCAACAGCAGCGAGAGATG GGTGTGATGCAGGGCACCATTCCCTACCTTGGCACCTTCCTCACGGACCTGGTGATGCTCGACACTGCCATGAAGGATTTCCTGGAT GGTGGGCTGATCAACTTTGAGAAGAGAAGGAAG GAATTCGAAGTCATCGCCCAGATCAAGCTGCTCCAGTCAGCCTGCAACAACTACAGCTTCACACAGGAGGACCAGTTTGTGGACTGGTTCCACAGCCTGGAGCGGCTCAGCGAGGCTGAGAG TTACGGGCTGTCGTGCGAGATCGAGCCGCTGTCAGAGTCGGCCAGCAACACGTTGAAGGCGAAGAAAAACACGGGCATCATCAAACGATGGAGCGA CCGGCAGCCGCCGAGCAGCGAGCCCTGTGCCAGCGGCAGCTCCCACTCAAAATCCTTCGACCAGCTCAAGTGTGGGCAGTACCTGTGCAGCGGCGACGCCACCGACTCAGTGAGCGTCACCTCCGCTGGCTCCAGCAGCTCCGACGTGGAGGAAATCAACATCAGCTTCATCCCCGAGTCCCCCGACTGCCAGGAGAAGAAG GTCAGTGAGATCCCTCTGGCCTCCCTCCCCCAGCGCTGGTACGCCCCGTCTGTGGCCGACGGAGAAGCTAAACCCACTGTGTCCTCCgcatcccctctcctccctgccctccagTTCTGGGAATccacctccctctcctccctggaCACGTCGGGCATCGGCTCGGGCTCCAGCAGTGCCTCATCCTCCTCCGTCTCCTCCACGCCGGTGACAGCCTCTCGCACCCACAAGCGCTCAGTCTCCGGCATCTCCAGCTACTCCTCCCTCTCGCTGCCCCTCTACAACCAGCAGGTCGACGACTGCTGCATCATCCGCGTCAGCCTGGCTGTGGACAACGGCAACATGTACAAGAGCATCCTG GTGACGAGCCAGGATAAGACCCCGGTCGTTATTCGCAAAGCCATGGCCAAACACAACTTGGATGGGGACCGGCCTGAAGACTATGAGCTCGTTCAGATCATCTCAGAGGAGAGAG AGCTGAAGATCCCTGACAACGCCAACGTCTTCTACGCCATGAACTCTGCTGCCAACTATGACTTTGTGCTCAAGAAACGGGGCTTCTCCAAGGGGGTGAAGATCAAGCACGGCTCCAGCTCCACCCTGCCCAGGATGAAGCAGAAAGGCCTGAAGATCGCCAAAGGCATCTTCTAG